The following coding sequences are from one Gossypium raimondii isolate GPD5lz chromosome 4, ASM2569854v1, whole genome shotgun sequence window:
- the LOC105780984 gene encoding dof zinc finger protein DOF5.1: MVFSSIPAYLDPPHWQHHTNHQAGPSSSTSGHQLPPPPGPPQPPPAQQPQGGGGAGSIRPGSMTDRARLANIHMPEAALKCPRCESTNTKFCYFNNYNLTQPRHFCRTCKRYWTRGGALRNVPVGGGCRRNKRSKGSSSKSAVTDDRQTASSSSRSSGSTDILGLGTQVPPLRFMSPLHNLTDFGLNYGTISAPVGGPSDLSFQIASTWSGGATAAPGMIGWEHWRLQQAPQFPFLGGLESSSGLYQFETVGVEPSGHGGGPKISSSAATQMASVKMDGNNQQELNLSKQFLGVPGNDEYWGGTAWTDLSRFSSSSTSNPL, translated from the exons ATGGTTTTTTCCTCCATCCCTGCTTATCTTGATCCACCCCACTGGCAACAT CATACAAATCATCAAGCCGGTCCTAGTAGCAGCACAAGCGGTCATCAGCTTCCTCCTCCTCCAGGACCTCCACAACCACCACCAGCTCAACAACCACAAGGAGGAGGTGGAGCTGGCTCGATCCGACCCGGTTCAATGACCGATCGAGCTCGTTTGGCGAACATACATATGCCAGAAGCAGCATTAAAATGCCCAAGATGTGAATCAACAAACACAAAGTTTTGTTACTTCAACAACTATAATCTCACACAGCCTCGTCACTTTTGCAGAACTTGTAAAAGGTACTGGACTAGAGGAGGTGCCTTAAGAAATGTTCCGGTCGGAGGTGGATGCCGTAGGAACAAAAGAAGCAAAGGAAGTAGCTCGAAATCTGCGGTCACCGATGACAGGCAAACAGCTTCTAGTTCTTCAAGGAGTAGTGGAAGCACTGATATTTTAGGCCTTGGAACTCAGGTTCCTCCACTCAGGTTCATGTCTCCTTTGCATAATCTTACtgattttgggttgaattatGGGACAATTTCAGCACCAGTTGGTGGACCAAGTGACCTAAGTTTTCAAATAGCAAGTACTTGGAGTGGGGGTGCCACCGCTGCTCCAGGTATGATTGGTTGGGAACATTGGCGGCTACAACAAGCGCCGCAATTTCCCTTCCTAgggggcttggaatcttcttccGGGTTATACCAATTTGAAACTGTAGGTGTTGAACCCTCGGGTCACGGTGGCGGACCTAAAATTTCAAGCTCAGCAGCAACCCAGATGGCTTCAGTGAAAATGGATGGTAATAACCAGCAAGAACTGAATTTATCAAAGCAATTTTTGGGAGTTCCCGGAAATGATGAGTACTGGGGGGGAACTGCATGGACAGATCTTTCCCGTTTCAGCTCTTCATCCACTAGCAATCCCTTATAG